Proteins encoded by one window of Candidatus Omnitrophota bacterium:
- a CDS encoding PilT/PilU family type 4a pilus ATPase → MEIKNLFKIMVEKDASEIFFKVGYPPYLRLLGEITLIESEKPISSQEMDDIIKTLLTPEQINIFRERKEVDFALDLPDIGRFRGILALDRQQPSLVFRNVRRKIPSFADLGLPPKILEKLSLERRGFVLLSGSTGSGKSTTIASMIDYINQNRKKHILTIEDPIEFLFENKKSVITQREIGADCLSYMDALRESTYQSPDVIFIGTIRDRDTMHAAIMAAEAGQLLLSTIHSINASQTVERIINFFPPHQHDEIRMHLSLLLKGIISQRLIPRSDIQGRIPVLEIMVGTPTISSLIRENKLHQLNQYIESGAFFGMQTFHQSLARLYFDKKISLDTAREFADNPKELELFIQGIKKLDGTVE, encoded by the coding sequence ATGGAGATAAAAAATTTATTTAAAATAATGGTTGAGAAAGACGCCTCGGAGATTTTCTTTAAAGTAGGGTATCCTCCTTATTTAAGACTATTGGGGGAAATTACGCTGATAGAATCAGAAAAACCTATAAGTTCTCAAGAGATGGATGATATAATCAAAACCCTGCTTACCCCCGAACAAATAAATATCTTTCGGGAAAGGAAAGAAGTAGATTTTGCCCTGGATTTACCGGACATAGGTCGTTTCCGGGGCATCCTTGCTTTAGACCGTCAACAGCCGTCTTTAGTTTTTCGTAATGTCAGAAGAAAAATTCCTTCCTTTGCTGATTTAGGACTTCCTCCCAAGATATTGGAGAAACTTTCTTTAGAAAGAAGGGGGTTTGTGCTCTTATCTGGTTCTACGGGAAGTGGGAAATCTACGACCATTGCCAGTATGATTGACTATATTAATCAAAATAGAAAAAAGCACATCCTAACCATCGAGGACCCCATTGAATTTTTATTTGAGAATAAGAAGTCGGTGATTACACAAAGAGAAATTGGTGCGGATTGTCTATCCTATATGGATGCTTTGCGCGAAAGCACCTATCAGAGCCCGGATGTGATTTTTATTGGGACTATTCGCGATAGGGATACAATGCATGCGGCAATTATGGCGGCAGAGGCTGGACAGCTTCTTTTAAGCACAATTCACTCTATCAACGCTTCTCAGACTGTGGAACGCATCATTAATTTTTTCCCTCCCCATCAGCATGATGAAATCAGGATGCATCTTTCCCTCTTATTAAAGGGAATAATCTCCCAGCGACTTATTCCCCGTTCTGATATTCAGGGTAGAATTCCTGTTTTAGAGATAATGGTAGGAACACCTACCATTTCTTCCTTGATTCGAGAAAACAAACTCCATCAACTCAATCAATACATTGAGTCCGGTGCATTTTTTGGAATGCAAACTTTCCATCAGTCCTTAGCGCGTTTATATTTTGATAAAAAGATAAGTTTGGATACCGCAAGAGAATTTGCTGACAATCCTAAAGAATTGGAACTTTTCATTCAAGGAATAAAAAAATTAGACGGAACTGTTGAGTAA
- a CDS encoding DUF748 domain-containing protein: MKKIKKIVLFFLITIIILGYFFLRFKLSSLLAIQLSNYLNRPVSIGSIDLSFPLSLSVKNLVILDRPSEKEEQEFLKVDVIKITPAIIPILKGKLFLYSLLIDNPQLKIVRLTKDKFNFSDLITSRINTSSGTSLPLLVLKFLINNGEVNFIDKALGETPFNFLLKDINFSLSKLAFPLTDVATEFVLEAKLGREIVKNFAEFRSSGWINFTRKDMEAKFGLDNLDYFNVKPYLGEAISGKISQGIINFYADANSQANDLSLKCKIVLEKIIAEETASKIFGVSLDKVVETFKDKEGKISFDFDIKTKFDQPKIDYAKIGEGLWKQITNRLAGKAPLLILEKVTDKTKEGVEKVITDPLKAIKDKLQEPVKE, from the coding sequence ATGAAAAAGATAAAGAAGATAGTTTTATTTTTTTTAATTACAATCATTATTTTAGGATATTTCTTCTTAAGGTTTAAACTTAGCTCTCTTTTGGCTATTCAACTTTCTAATTATTTGAATCGTCCAGTTAGTATTGGGAGCATAGATTTGAGTTTTCCTCTTTCTCTCTCTGTAAAAAATTTAGTTATTCTGGATAGACCTTCAGAAAAAGAAGAACAGGAATTCTTGAAGGTAGATGTAATAAAGATTACTCCGGCAATAATTCCAATTCTTAAAGGAAAGTTATTTTTATATTCGCTATTAATTGATAATCCACAGTTGAAAATAGTGAGACTAACTAAAGATAAGTTTAACTTTTCTGACCTTATTACTTCTCGAATAAATACTTCCTCTGGGACAAGTCTTCCTCTATTGGTTCTAAAATTTTTAATAAACAACGGAGAGGTAAACTTTATAGACAAGGCTCTTGGAGAAACACCGTTTAATTTTCTTCTTAAGGACATTAATTTTTCCCTAAGCAAACTTGCCTTTCCCTTGACGGATGTTGCTACCGAATTTGTTTTAGAGGCAAAGTTAGGCAGAGAAATTGTGAAAAATTTTGCAGAATTCAGGTCTTCAGGATGGATAAATTTTACGCGCAAGGATATGGAGGCAAAATTTGGTTTAGACAATTTAGATTATTTTAATGTTAAGCCATATTTAGGAGAGGCGATTTCGGGTAAAATTAGCCAGGGAATAATCAATTTTTATGCCGATGCTAATTCTCAGGCGAATGATTTAAGTTTAAAATGTAAAATTGTCCTGGAAAAGATTATCGCGGAGGAGACTGCTTCTAAGATTTTTGGTGTTTCTCTGGATAAAGTTGTTGAAACATTTAAAGATAAAGAAGGTAAAATAAGTTTTGATTTTGACATAAAAACAAAATTTGACCAGCCCAAGATAGATTATGCTAAAATAGGGGAAGGTCTCTGGAAGCAAATAACCAATAGATTGGCAGGTAAGGCACCTCTGCTTATTTTAGAAAAGGTTACTGATAAAACAAAAGAAGGAGTAGAAAAGGTAATAACTGACCCTTTAAAGGCAATAAAGGATAAATTACAAGAACCTGTAAAAGAATAA
- a CDS encoding PKD domain-containing protein, with the protein MDKRRVFLVVLFLVTVSFLFMPLRVGFCAEQKKVTIPQQIQAQPSPQSTPPQVPTTQRVPEGPRVPIQDEPTIREFSIEPTTVLPNNRIVINWRVESGMSRISEVRISSPSLGINLRSSNASGNYTYTIPGSVGLGRYQVSLTATNEAGRTTAPRLIDLNVVGELGLRVTRLWAEPEEFADGQNVELNIGSNTNSGEDIRDLMVFIFHEGREVARLGPIWIGRGGMMHRSIPNFSARPGTYVVELRSGERGSRSEFRTESLTRYKFLR; encoded by the coding sequence ATGGATAAAAGAAGGGTTTTTCTGGTTGTTTTGTTTTTAGTAACAGTTTCTTTTTTATTTATGCCATTAAGAGTAGGTTTTTGCGCCGAGCAGAAAAAAGTTACTATTCCGCAACAAATCCAAGCTCAGCCATCCCCACAGTCAACCCCACCCCAGGTGCCCACTACTCAAAGGGTTCCTGAAGGACCAAGAGTTCCTATTCAAGATGAACCGACGATTCGTGAATTTAGTATAGAACCTACTACTGTTTTGCCCAATAATAGAATTGTAATTAATTGGCGAGTTGAGTCCGGGATGAGTCGGATTAGCGAAGTGCGTATTTCTTCGCCTTCATTGGGTATTAATTTACGTTCTTCTAATGCATCAGGAAACTATACCTATACCATACCCGGTAGCGTAGGATTGGGCAGATACCAGGTTAGTCTTACTGCTACTAATGAGGCAGGAAGGACTACGGCTCCGCGTTTAATTGATTTAAATGTTGTTGGGGAATTAGGGCTTAGGGTTACACGACTCTGGGCAGAGCCGGAGGAGTTTGCCGATGGTCAGAATGTAGAACTAAATATAGGTTCAAATACTAATAGCGGTGAAGATATAAGAGATTTAATGGTTTTTATATTCCACGAGGGAAGGGAGGTAGCAAGATTAGGACCTATTTGGATTGGCAGAGGGGGGATGATGCATCGTTCTATCCCCAATTTTTCTGCACGGCCCGGAACTTATGTGGTTGAACTGAGGTCAGGAGAAAGGGGGTCGCGTTCGGAATTTAGAACCGAGAGTTTGACACGCTACAAATTTTTGAGGTAA
- a CDS encoding zinc ribbon domain-containing protein: MPVYEFQCIKCSQNFEVKCSLEEYRKMKPACPKCKSEMVERKISLFYAQTESKT; the protein is encoded by the coding sequence ATGCCTGTATATGAATTTCAATGTATAAAATGCAGTCAGAACTTTGAAGTAAAATGCTCTTTGGAAGAATACAGGAAAATGAAACCCGCTTGTCCTAAATGTAAAAGTGAAATGGTAGAAAGGAAAATTTCTCTTTTCTATGCCCAGACCGAATCTAAGACATGA
- a CDS encoding metallophosphoesterase, which translates to MKIGIISDTHDNLDNAEKALNLFKEQGVDFFIHAGDFVAPFSLKPYFEKGFDFVGVFGNNDGEIMGLKEKSKGKIKEPPFIFNLGDKEILVVHELSQIRNLNQHNLPAVVVSGHTHIAEIKKEKNTLFINPGEAGGWLTGRATCAILDLDKMEAEIIEVK; encoded by the coding sequence ATGAAGATAGGAATTATCTCTGATACTCATGATAATCTTGATAACGCAGAGAAAGCCTTAAATTTATTTAAAGAGCAAGGAGTGGATTTCTTTATTCATGCTGGAGACTTTGTCGCCCCTTTTTCTCTTAAGCCATATTTTGAAAAGGGGTTTGATTTTGTAGGTGTTTTTGGTAATAATGATGGAGAAATAATGGGATTGAAAGAAAAATCAAAAGGAAAGATTAAAGAGCCTCCCTTTATTTTTAATCTTGGAGATAAAGAAATTCTTGTAGTTCACGAATTATCTCAAATTAGAAACCTTAACCAACACAATCTTCCTGCGGTGGTTGTTTCAGGGCATACGCATATCGCCGAGATAAAAAAAGAGAAAAACACTCTTTTTATAAATCCGGGAGAAGCAGGGGGGTGGCTTACGGGGAGAGCGACCTGCGCTATCCTTGATCTTGATAAGATGGAAGCAGAAATTATTGAGGTAAAATAG
- a CDS encoding MTH1187 family thiamine-binding protein: MPIMDINIIPIGTKGTSLSKYVACAEKVLMREKDVKMQITAMGTIVESRSLKRLLEIAQKMHRAVITSGAKRVLTKIEIDERRDKRISIESKVKSVKEKFGKEVKKHGKISDVR, translated from the coding sequence ATGCCTATAATGGATATAAATATCATACCTATTGGAACGAAGGGAACATCTTTAAGTAAATATGTTGCTTGTGCCGAGAAAGTTTTAATGAGAGAGAAGGATGTTAAGATGCAAATTACGGCGATGGGAACCATAGTGGAATCAAGGTCTTTGAAGAGGCTTTTAGAAATTGCACAAAAGATGCATCGAGCAGTTATTACTTCGGGAGCAAAGCGAGTTTTGACCAAAATAGAGATTGATGAGCGCAGAGATAAGCGAATAAGTATTGAGAGTAAAGTAAAATCAGTTAAAGAAAAGTTTGGGAAGGAGGTGAAGAAGCATGGCAAAATTTCTGATGTTAGGTAA
- a CDS encoding GYD domain-containing protein: MAKFLMLGKYTLEGIKGISKERTKKGAELIEKAGGKVEKMYVLLGNYDLAFLADFPDNTQALKASVGLTKLTGIGFTTCPALSVEEFDKLVG, encoded by the coding sequence ATGGCAAAATTTCTGATGTTAGGTAAGTATACTTTGGAAGGGATTAAGGGGATTAGTAAAGAGCGCACAAAAAAGGGGGCAGAGTTAATTGAGAAAGCAGGAGGGAAAGTGGAGAAAATGTATGTTCTCTTAGGAAACTACGACCTTGCTTTCTTGGCAGATTTTCCTGATAATACACAAGCGCTTAAGGCTTCGGTTGGACTCACAAAACTGACGGGGATTGGTTTTACTACCTGTCCTGCACTTAGTGTGGAGGAGTTTGATAAGCTGGTAGGATAA
- a CDS encoding MFS transporter, with translation MKSRKKIINIFVLLHALMFIPLVFIPYIFKENTVFFLILFVALLNSLNAFAGPPWTSLISEYIPWQKRGKFFGKRNKLFQTIIISASFISGFILHFLKQKPLKGFVIIFSLSFIFRMLSWFFLIRMYEPPFRNRPESYFSFLDFIRRIRESNFLKFVTFVSGLNFSVNIAAPFFSVFMLRDLKFNYLTYTILVTTVAMFSIILVDRWGRMADEVGNVRILKITSHFIACLPFLWIINQNPLYLFFIQALSGFAWSGFNLSATNFILDAVTPQKRTRCVAYFNVFNGIALCLGAFLGGFLVKYLPPLRGYKILLLFLVSSSLRWLVVLLLSRRIREVREVKKQPLLSYF, from the coding sequence ATGAAAAGCAGGAAAAAGATTATTAATATCTTTGTTCTTTTACATGCCCTAATGTTTATACCACTTGTCTTTATTCCTTACATCTTCAAAGAAAATACCGTGTTTTTTCTTATTCTTTTTGTAGCTCTACTCAACAGCTTAAATGCCTTCGCCGGGCCACCTTGGACTTCTTTAATCTCTGAATATATTCCTTGGCAAAAAAGGGGTAAATTCTTTGGTAAAAGAAATAAACTTTTTCAAACCATAATAATCAGTGCTTCCTTTATTTCCGGATTTATATTGCATTTTTTGAAACAAAAACCGTTAAAAGGCTTTGTTATTATTTTTAGCCTATCATTTATCTTTAGAATGCTCTCTTGGTTTTTCTTAATCCGGATGTATGAACCTCCTTTTAGGAACAGACCTGAATCATATTTTAGTTTCTTAGATTTTATTAGACGCATCAGGGAGTCAAATTTTTTGAAATTTGTAACCTTTGTCTCTGGACTAAACTTCTCTGTGAATATCGCCGCTCCCTTTTTCTCAGTATTTATGCTCAGAGACCTCAAATTTAATTATTTGACCTATACCATTTTGGTTACAACCGTAGCAATGTTTTCCATCATTTTGGTTGACCGTTGGGGGAGGATGGCAGATGAAGTAGGGAATGTGCGGATTCTAAAGATTACTTCCCATTTTATTGCCTGTCTTCCTTTTCTCTGGATTATTAATCAAAACCCTCTTTACCTATTTTTTATCCAAGCACTATCAGGATTTGCCTGGTCGGGATTTAACCTTTCAGCAACAAATTTTATTCTTGATGCAGTAACCCCTCAGAAAAGAACGCGGTGCGTTGCCTATTTTAATGTCTTTAATGGAATAGCTCTCTGTCTAGGAGCGTTTTTAGGAGGTTTCTTAGTAAAATACCTTCCTCCTTTAAGAGGCTATAAAATTCTTCTCCTTTTCCTAGTTTCAAGTTCTTTACGTTGGCTGGTAGTGCTTTTACTTTCTCGAAGAATTAGAGAAGTGCGAGAGGTAAAAAAACAACCCCTTCTCAGCTACTTTTGA
- a CDS encoding DUF763 domain-containing protein, which yields MKTGIAHLPLHYGKAPSWLFTRMKVLAREIILIIVKEFGQEEILFKLSDPFWFQAFGCVLGFDWHSSGLTTTVCGAIKEGLRDVSKELGIFVCGGKGGVARKTPQEIEQLAEKRFIEVSPERLVYASKMSAKVDSTALQDGYQIYHHSFILTRDGQWCVIQQGMNKDTRWARRYHWLSKNLEDFVCEPHKAICCDQRGRVLNMVAKESSSARAMSVILSREKPQKVLEEFRKVKELKLSSKHPLSFRNIRPENLRKILLKTYEERPENFEELLAIEGVGPKTIRALALISELIYGKKVSFYDPVNFAFAHGGKDGYPYPVNRRTYDLSIQVLKDCLNQAKIGEYDKLRALRKLSLFVV from the coding sequence ATGAAAACGGGGATAGCACACCTGCCTTTGCATTATGGTAAAGCTCCTTCCTGGCTCTTTACCCGAATGAAAGTTCTTGCCCGCGAAATTATTTTAATTATAGTTAAGGAATTTGGGCAAGAGGAGATTTTATTTAAACTATCTGACCCTTTTTGGTTCCAAGCGTTTGGTTGCGTTTTAGGTTTTGACTGGCATTCTTCAGGGTTGACTACCACGGTTTGTGGGGCAATCAAAGAAGGGTTAAGGGATGTTTCCAAAGAGTTGGGAATTTTTGTCTGCGGAGGCAAAGGTGGGGTTGCGCGTAAGACTCCTCAGGAAATAGAGCAGCTTGCGGAGAAAAGATTCATTGAGGTTTCACCCGAACGACTTGTCTATGCCAGCAAGATGTCTGCTAAAGTAGATTCTACTGCTTTGCAGGACGGTTATCAAATTTATCATCACAGTTTTATCTTGACCCGCGACGGCCAATGGTGTGTAATCCAACAGGGAATGAACAAAGATACACGTTGGGCAAGAAGATATCACTGGTTGAGCAAGAATTTGGAGGATTTTGTTTGCGAACCCCATAAGGCGATTTGCTGTGACCAAAGAGGTAGAGTTCTAAATATGGTGGCAAAAGAGAGTTCATCGGCGAGAGCAATGAGTGTTATTTTGTCGCGAGAAAAACCCCAAAAAGTTTTGGAAGAATTTAGGAAAGTTAAAGAATTAAAATTATCCTCAAAGCATCCTTTATCTTTCAGGAATATTCGTCCAGAAAATTTAAGAAAAATTTTACTAAAGACTTATGAAGAAAGACCAGAAAATTTTGAAGAACTTCTCGCCATAGAAGGGGTAGGCCCAAAAACTATTCGTGCTTTAGCGCTTATTTCTGAGTTAATCTATGGTAAGAAGGTTTCTTTTTATGACCCGGTGAATTTTGCCTTTGCGCATGGTGGAAAAGATGGCTATCCTTATCCGGTAAATAGAAGAACATACGATTTATCTATTCAGGTTTTAAAGGATTGTCTTAATCAGGCAAAGATAGGCGAATATGATAAATTGAGAGCATTAAGGAAGTTATCTCTTTTTGTTGTTTAG
- a CDS encoding pyridoxal phosphate-dependent aminotransferase, producing the protein MSISNKVSQISPSLTLGITAKVKQMQNEGIKVIGFGAGEPDFDTPLHIKEEAKRAIERGFTKYTPSSGIRELKEAICAKFKNDNQLDFSPEEVIVSCGAKHVIFNAIFTLCDEDDEVILPSPYWLSYPEMIKLSGAKPVIVETKAENGFKITPQQIEKVINSKTKLFILNSPSNPTGMVYNRQELEEIAKLLVKHGIWCISDEIYEKLIYDNVKHISIASFGENVKKKTLVVNGVSKTYAMTGWRIGYCAGPKEIIQAMSNLQDHSTSNPASISQIAALEALRGSQEGLNKMVNEFRKRRDCMVEKINSLPLLKTIKPQGAFYCWVDISGILGKSLDKKLIKSSLDFTEVLLNSAHVAVVPGGAFGDERYIRLSYATSMENIVEGLKRIKEFLEERI; encoded by the coding sequence ATGAGCATATCAAATAAGGTTAGTCAAATCAGTCCGTCGTTAACCTTAGGGATTACCGCTAAGGTAAAACAGATGCAGAATGAAGGGATAAAGGTAATTGGTTTTGGCGCAGGAGAACCGGATTTTGATACCCCTTTACATATTAAAGAGGAAGCAAAACGTGCCATTGAGCGTGGTTTTACAAAATATACTCCTTCTTCAGGAATAAGAGAATTAAAAGAAGCAATTTGTGCAAAATTTAAAAATGATAATCAATTAGATTTCTCTCCGGAAGAGGTAATCGTTTCCTGTGGAGCAAAACACGTTATTTTTAATGCTATCTTTACTCTTTGTGATGAAGATGATGAAGTAATTTTACCTTCTCCTTACTGGTTGAGTTATCCAGAAATGATTAAGTTAAGCGGTGCAAAGCCAGTGATTGTAGAAACGAAGGCAGAAAATGGTTTTAAAATCACCCCACAGCAGATAGAGAAAGTAATCAATTCTAAAACAAAGCTTTTTATTCTCAATTCTCCCTCTAATCCTACAGGCATGGTTTACAATCGACAGGAATTAGAGGAAATTGCTAAGCTCTTAGTAAAGCATGGTATCTGGTGCATTTCTGATGAGATTTATGAAAAGCTTATCTATGATAACGTAAAACATATCAGCATTGCTTCTTTTGGGGAGAATGTTAAGAAAAAAACATTGGTGGTAAACGGTGTTTCCAAAACTTATGCTATGACCGGGTGGCGCATTGGTTATTGTGCCGGTCCAAAAGAAATCATTCAGGCAATGTCCAATTTACAGGACCATTCTACATCCAATCCTGCTTCCATTTCTCAGATAGCTGCTTTGGAAGCATTGAGAGGAAGTCAGGAGGGTTTAAATAAAATGGTAAACGAATTCAGGAAAAGAAGAGACTGCATGGTAGAAAAGATAAATTCTTTGCCCTTGCTTAAAACAATTAAACCTCAAGGAGCATTCTATTGCTGGGTAGATATTTCGGGTATACTGGGTAAATCTCTTGATAAGAAATTGATTAAGAGTTCTTTGGATTTTACTGAAGTGCTCTTAAATTCAGCTCACGTAGCGGTTGTTCCCGGAGGCGCCTTTGGCGATGAACGATATATTAGGCTTTCTTATGCTACCTCGATGGAGAATATTGTTGAGGGTTTGAAGAGAATTAAAGAATTTTTGGAAGAGAGGATTTAA
- the rpsO gene encoding 30S ribosomal protein S15: protein MALLTEQKKKIITDFRVHEKDTGSCEVQIALLTERINLLSEHLKTHKKDHSSRRGLLKLVGKRRRLLDYLKRHDRRRYEKIIKVLDIRK, encoded by the coding sequence TTGGCACTACTTACCGAACAGAAAAAAAAGATAATTACTGATTTTCGGGTGCATGAGAAAGATACCGGTTCCTGCGAGGTGCAGATTGCTTTACTTACAGAGAGGATAAATCTCTTATCCGAACACCTTAAGACCCATAAAAAAGACCATAGTTCTCGCAGAGGGCTACTAAAGTTGGTGGGGAAAAGAAGAAGATTGCTTGATTATTTAAAGAGGCACGACCGCAGAAGGTACGAGAAAATCATAAAGGTTCTTGACATACGGAAATAA
- the pnp gene encoding polyribonucleotide nucleotidyltransferase — translation MEPIRLETKINGNPLIIETGKLAKQADGAVTVQYGETVVLVTAVMSREIKEGADFLPLTVEYQEKTYAAGKIPGGFFKREGRPSEKEILTSRLIDRPIRPLFPDGLRNEIQIMAMVLSSDISNDPDILGIIGASSALHISDIPFLGPAGAVRVGRLNNEFIINPTYSELENSDLDLVVAGTKEGVVMLEGTARELPEELVQEAINFALPEIMKIIDLQDKLRDLCGRQKRTLELDKIDSSLLEMVRENSIENLREINMLSDREKRIEAIDSLVKEITVTLSKINPEYDEIKVRSALDKIEKEEVRKIIIKTKKRIDGRELTDIRPVKCEVGVLPRTHGSSLFTRGQTQSLAVTTLGTSTDEQMIDALEGETFKKFMLHYNFPPFSVGEVRPVRGPGRREIGHGALAERALLPVMPKEEEFPYTVRVVSDILESNGSSSMATVCGASLSLMDAGVPIKKAVSGIAMGLVKEATEEIVLTDIAGLEDHYGDMDFKIAGTEDGITAIQMDLKINGIGVGLISKILFQAKPARIFVLGKMKEVIGKPREKISSYAPKITTLKFPPDKIALIIGPGGRNIRKIIDETGVSIDIDDYGVVSVSSIDENNLNRAIEMINFLTQELKVGEIYKGKITRVTNFGAFCELAPGKEGLIHISELSNKFVKDVTDIVKAGEDVRVKVIGIDEQGRISLSIKQASPLDKKESPKEKS, via the coding sequence ATGGAGCCGATACGTTTAGAGACAAAGATTAATGGCAATCCGTTAATTATTGAAACCGGGAAACTTGCAAAACAAGCAGATGGAGCAGTTACAGTGCAGTACGGCGAGACTGTAGTTTTGGTTACGGCAGTTATGTCGCGAGAGATTAAAGAGGGAGCAGATTTTCTTCCCCTTACCGTAGAGTATCAGGAAAAAACATACGCTGCGGGAAAAATTCCCGGAGGATTTTTTAAACGCGAAGGCAGACCGTCCGAGAAAGAAATCCTTACTTCCCGCCTTATTGACCGTCCTATAAGACCTCTTTTTCCCGATGGCCTACGCAATGAAATACAAATTATGGCGATGGTTCTATCAAGCGACATTAGTAACGACCCGGATATTTTAGGCATTATTGGTGCCTCTTCTGCTTTACATATCTCTGATATCCCTTTCTTGGGGCCAGCGGGAGCAGTGCGTGTTGGGCGTTTAAATAACGAGTTTATTATTAATCCCACGTATAGTGAGTTAGAAAATTCTGATTTAGACCTCGTGGTGGCAGGGACCAAAGAGGGAGTGGTGATGTTAGAAGGCACTGCGCGGGAATTGCCAGAAGAATTAGTTCAAGAAGCAATCAATTTTGCTCTCCCAGAGATAATGAAAATAATTGACTTACAAGATAAACTGAGAGATTTATGCGGAAGACAAAAGAGAACTTTGGAGCTGGATAAGATTGACTCTTCTTTGCTGGAAATGGTAAGAGAAAATAGTATTGAGAATTTACGCGAGATTAATATGCTTTCTGACCGAGAAAAACGTATTGAAGCCATTGATTCGCTGGTTAAAGAGATAACTGTTACGCTTTCTAAAATAAACCCCGAATACGATGAAATAAAGGTTAGAAGCGCGTTGGATAAGATAGAAAAAGAAGAAGTTCGCAAAATTATTATTAAAACCAAAAAACGGATTGATGGGAGAGAGTTAACCGATATACGTCCTGTAAAATGTGAAGTAGGGGTTCTTCCGCGTACCCATGGTTCCAGCCTTTTTACGCGTGGACAGACTCAAAGTTTAGCAGTTACTACTTTGGGTACAAGCACGGATGAACAGATGATTGATGCTTTAGAAGGAGAGACCTTTAAGAAATTTATGCTTCATTATAATTTCCCTCCTTTTAGTGTAGGAGAGGTAAGACCAGTAAGGGGCCCGGGAAGAAGAGAAATTGGACACGGTGCCTTGGCGGAGAGGGCGCTTCTTCCGGTTATGCCCAAAGAGGAGGAATTTCCTTATACTGTACGGGTGGTTTCGGATATTTTGGAGTCAAATGGTTCTTCAAGTATGGCTACTGTTTGTGGAGCAAGTCTTTCTCTAATGGATGCGGGTGTTCCCATAAAGAAAGCAGTAAGTGGAATTGCGATGGGTTTAGTAAAGGAAGCTACCGAGGAGATTGTGCTTACCGATATTGCGGGGCTTGAAGACCACTATGGGGATATGGATTTTAAAATAGCAGGCACAGAAGACGGAATAACCGCCATTCAGATGGACTTAAAGATAAATGGTATTGGCGTGGGGTTGATTAGTAAGATATTGTTCCAGGCAAAGCCTGCCCGAATTTTTGTCTTGGGGAAGATGAAAGAGGTGATAGGTAAGCCACGGGAGAAGATATCCAGTTATGCTCCTAAGATTACTACTTTAAAGTTCCCTCCTGATAAAATTGCGCTTATCATTGGTCCGGGTGGAAGAAATATAAGAAAGATTATAGATGAAACAGGGGTGAGCATTGACATAGATGATTACGGCGTGGTTTCAGTTTCAAGTATTGACGAGAATAATCTTAACCGGGCAATTGAAATGATTAATTTTCTTACTCAGGAATTAAAGGTGGGAGAAATTTATAAAGGTAAGATTACTCGTGTAACAAATTTTGGGGCTTTCTGCGAACTTGCTCCCGGTAAAGAAGGATTAATTCATATTTCAGAATTGTCCAATAAGTTTGTAAAAGATGTAACCGACATCGTAAAGGCAGGAGAAGATGTAAGAGTAAAGGTTATTGGGATAGACGAACAGGGCAGAATAAGTCTGAGTATTAAGCAGGCAAGTCCTTTGGATAAAAAAGAAAGCCCTAAAGAAAAAAGCTGA